One Microbacterium sp. W4I20 DNA window includes the following coding sequences:
- a CDS encoding glycine cleavage system aminomethyltransferase GcvT, with product MSDPRYTPLRERHEALGASFTDFGGWQMPVRYTSDLAEHHAVRQAAGLFDISHMAEFLVTGESAAEFLDYALAGRLSAMSVGKAKYSLLLAESGGIVDDVIVYRLADDRYLVIANAGNRGFVDKAFASRVRSFPSLIEREGPARAEGEERSFAGFLGDRGVDVEDVSDEYALLAVQGPAAEAILAATAGITELGTPWSEQKYYAWADARFLGEPLLIARTGYTGEDGFELMVRESDAPALWDAVATAGGPHGLVPAGLAARDTLRLEAGMPLYGHELTLETQPAQAGLGRVVVSDKESFIGKEALSSASEPDAPVLVGLVAEGKRAGRAGYAVVDAEGATIGEITSGALSPTLGHPIAMAYVHPSSAEEGTAVFLDVRGTKIPATVTALPFYRRMK from the coding sequence ATGTCCGATCCCCGCTACACACCTCTCCGAGAACGCCACGAGGCGCTCGGCGCCTCGTTCACCGATTTCGGCGGCTGGCAGATGCCGGTGCGCTACACGTCCGATCTCGCCGAGCACCACGCCGTCCGCCAGGCCGCCGGTCTCTTCGACATCTCGCACATGGCGGAGTTCCTCGTCACGGGCGAGAGCGCGGCGGAGTTCCTCGACTACGCCCTCGCGGGGCGTCTGTCGGCGATGTCTGTGGGTAAGGCGAAGTACTCGCTGCTGCTCGCCGAATCCGGCGGGATCGTGGACGACGTCATCGTCTACCGTCTCGCCGACGATCGCTACCTGGTGATCGCGAACGCCGGCAACCGCGGTTTCGTCGACAAGGCCTTCGCCTCGCGGGTGCGGTCCTTCCCGTCGCTCATCGAGCGCGAGGGTCCTGCCCGCGCGGAGGGCGAGGAGCGCAGTTTCGCCGGCTTCCTCGGCGACCGCGGCGTCGACGTCGAGGACGTGTCCGACGAATATGCACTTCTCGCGGTTCAGGGCCCCGCCGCCGAGGCGATCCTCGCGGCGACCGCGGGCATCACCGAACTCGGCACCCCGTGGTCCGAGCAGAAGTACTATGCGTGGGCCGATGCCCGCTTCCTGGGCGAGCCGCTGCTCATCGCCCGCACGGGCTACACCGGTGAAGACGGCTTCGAGCTGATGGTCCGTGAGTCCGACGCCCCGGCCCTCTGGGACGCGGTCGCCACCGCAGGCGGGCCGCACGGTCTCGTGCCCGCAGGCCTCGCTGCCCGAGACACGCTGCGGCTCGAAGCCGGGATGCCGCTCTACGGTCACGAGCTGACCCTCGAGACCCAGCCCGCGCAGGCCGGCCTCGGACGGGTCGTGGTGTCCGACAAGGAGAGCTTCATCGGCAAGGAGGCGCTCTCCTCGGCCTCGGAGCCGGACGCTCCCGTGCTCGTCGGACTCGTCGCCGAGGGCAAGCGCGCCGGCCGGGCCGGCTACGCCGTGGTGGATGCCGAGGGCGCGACCATCGGCGAGATCACGAGCGGCGCGCTGAGCCCGACTCTCGGCCATCCGATCGCGATGGCCTACGTGCATCCGTCTTCCGCCGAAGAGGGAACAGCAGTATTCCTTGATGTGCGAGGGACGAAGATCCCCGCGACCGTGACCGCTCTGCCTTTCTACCGGAGGATGAAATGA